A window of the Dyadobacter pollutisoli genome harbors these coding sequences:
- a CDS encoding DUF885 family protein, which yields MRLFSIFLLTFLANATAFAQSSKDKFNLYEQTSETAGLVIRYAQDIRAVRGFYSPMASGGRGFASPANVLNSPEQRKRLNDIDQNYLKKLAGMDFNAMSIYGKVDYILLKRNIDDHVLTLSQEEKEYAQIEKYIPFAGKIYDLEKSRRRGATLDGQKVAGDLNDVLKEVKASAEAFKKLESIDMPLATLGEEAVNGIEARLKGTYEFYNGYDPLFTWWVPKPYKTLDSTLLAYAKIIKGKGKLNTTQKDDVSGIKGVPIGRDELIRQLGTEMISYTPDELIELANKEFAWCDRELLKASAEMGFGKEWKKAQEKVKNSYVKAGSQPELIMKLYNDAKEFILKNNLLDYPEIADETWGMQMMSPERQLVNPFFLGGRDIIISYPTNTMAHEDKLMSMRGNNPYFSRSTVHHELVPGHHLQYYMSSRYKSYRNDFRTPFWTEGWALYWELLLYDKGFAKTPEERIGMLFWRMHRCARIIFSLNYHLGKWTPQECIDFLVDRVGHERANAEGEVRRSFEGNYSPLYQVAYLIGGLQLFSLKKELVDSGKMSFKQFHDTVMKENNMPIEMVRATLTNQSLKPDFKTKWKFYDFK from the coding sequence ATGAGACTTTTTTCCATCTTTCTCCTAACCTTCCTCGCAAATGCCACTGCATTTGCTCAGTCCTCCAAAGACAAATTCAACCTATACGAACAAACCAGTGAGACGGCGGGATTGGTGATCCGGTATGCGCAGGATATTCGGGCTGTGCGTGGGTTTTACTCGCCTATGGCTAGCGGCGGTCGTGGCTTTGCATCTCCGGCTAATGTGCTGAATTCACCGGAACAGCGCAAAAGATTGAATGACATTGACCAAAACTATCTGAAAAAGCTGGCGGGAATGGATTTCAATGCGATGAGTATTTATGGCAAGGTGGATTATATTTTGCTCAAAAGAAACATCGACGATCATGTTCTTACATTGTCGCAGGAGGAAAAAGAATACGCGCAAATTGAAAAATACATTCCATTTGCAGGCAAGATTTATGACCTGGAAAAAAGCCGCCGCCGTGGGGCTACGCTCGACGGGCAGAAAGTGGCGGGTGATCTGAATGATGTTTTGAAGGAAGTGAAAGCTTCCGCGGAGGCATTCAAAAAACTGGAATCCATTGATATGCCGCTTGCCACGCTTGGAGAAGAAGCGGTGAACGGAATTGAAGCGCGACTGAAAGGTACATACGAGTTTTACAATGGTTATGATCCATTGTTTACCTGGTGGGTTCCCAAACCTTACAAAACGCTGGATAGCACATTGCTGGCCTATGCCAAGATCATTAAAGGAAAAGGCAAGCTGAATACCACACAAAAAGATGATGTTAGCGGCATCAAGGGCGTTCCGATTGGCCGGGACGAGCTGATCAGGCAGCTGGGCACCGAAATGATCAGCTACACGCCCGACGAACTGATCGAGCTCGCGAATAAGGAGTTTGCCTGGTGTGACAGGGAATTGTTGAAAGCCTCGGCTGAAATGGGTTTTGGAAAAGAATGGAAGAAAGCCCAGGAAAAGGTTAAAAACAGCTATGTAAAGGCCGGTTCGCAGCCGGAGCTGATCATGAAGCTGTACAATGATGCCAAAGAATTTATCCTAAAAAATAACCTGCTCGATTACCCCGAGATCGCCGACGAAACCTGGGGAATGCAAATGATGAGCCCGGAGCGACAGCTGGTGAACCCGTTTTTTCTAGGCGGCCGCGATATTATCATTTCCTACCCGACCAACACGATGGCGCATGAGGACAAATTGATGAGTATGCGGGGTAATAATCCCTATTTTTCAAGATCGACCGTGCATCACGAACTGGTACCGGGGCACCATTTGCAGTATTATATGAGCAGCCGCTACAAATCGTACCGGAATGATTTCAGGACACCTTTCTGGACTGAGGGCTGGGCACTGTACTGGGAATTGTTGCTTTACGACAAAGGTTTTGCCAAAACGCCGGAGGAAAGAATTGGGATGCTTTTCTGGCGCATGCACCGCTGTGCGCGGATCATTTTCTCGCTGAATTATCATTTGGGTAAATGGACGCCACAGGAATGCATCGACTTCCTCGTCGACAGGGTTGGGCACGAAAGAGCGAATGCGGAAGGTGAGGTAAGGAGGTCATTTGAAGGTAATTACAGCCCATTGTACCAGGTTGCGTACCTAATCGGAGGCCTGCAATTGTTTAGTTTGAAAAAGGAATTGGTTGACTCCGGCAAAATGTCTTTTAAGCAGTTCCACGACACAGTGATGAAGGAAAATAACATGCCGATTGAAATGGTGAGGGCGACATTGACCAACCAATCCCTGAAACCTGACTTTAAAACGAAATGGAAGTTTTACGATTTTAAATAA